From Saccharibacillus brassicae:
TATGAACCGCTGCCCAGGCAGAGTGATAATCTTTTCGCCGCTCTATCGAGTCTGGCGGCTTTTCTTCCGATACAAAGTGTGAAGCCGCGTGCCGGATTCCTTTTCCGGCGGGAAGATCGGTACGCTGCATTCCTATCCAATAACGGCCGGCATCTGTCCGGTGAAGGAGGGTTCCATAAGCATGAGAGCGACTTCCGCAGCAAGAAATCCCAATCGACAACAGCCTGAACGAGCACCGAAGAACGATCGGACCGAGGTCCGGCGAACATCGTCCAACCGGCAGCAGAGCGGCAAGAAGCGTCTTCGTTTATGGGCTGTCCTGATGCTGGTTCTGATTCTCTGGTCGGGATATACCCTGATCAGCCAATCGTCGGTCATCGCGGACAAGTCCGCGCAGCTGGAAGAACGAGCGACGGCCAAAGCGTCAAGCGAGACGGCGCTGGGCGAAGTCAAAACGGAGATCAAGCGACTTCAGGATCCTGAATATATCGCCCAAATTGCCCGCAAGGAATACAATATGTTCAAACCGGAAGAAATCCCGATCCGGGTCACCGGAGAAGGCGGAGGAGAGTAGGTTTTCCGCGGTTTTATGCGGTTTTGTTTGTTGACCGCCGTTTCCGCTTCCGTTATAATCAAATCACCGCAGCCCGGAATTTGACAGATTCGGCTGTATATTTTTAAGGGAGGATCATTTCATTCTATGGCAATTGAAGTAGGCACCAAATTAGAGGGCAAAGTGACAGGCATTACGCATTTCGGAGCATTCGTGGATTTGTCCGGAGGTGTCACGGGTCTTGTTCATATCTCGGAAATCGCCGACAACTACGTAAAAGATGTGAACGATCACCTGAAGATTGGCGATATGGTGACGGTCAAAGTCA
This genomic window contains:
- a CDS encoding FtsB family cell division protein, which produces MRATSAARNPNRQQPERAPKNDRTEVRRTSSNRQQSGKKRLRLWAVLMLVLILWSGYTLISQSSVIADKSAQLEERATAKASSETALGEVKTEIKRLQDPEYIAQIARKEYNMFKPEEIPIRVTGEGGGE